The Prionailurus viverrinus isolate Anna chromosome B4, UM_Priviv_1.0, whole genome shotgun sequence genome has a window encoding:
- the LOC125171295 gene encoding olfactory receptor 8S1-like: protein MAWRNHSIITEFILTGLSDDPHIQALLFVLFLGIYLLTMMGNLMLLLVIRTDSRLHTPMYFFLSNLSFLDLCFSSVTVPKLLKDLLSEKKTISVEGCLTQVFFVFITAGTEAFLLSVMAYDRYAAICHPLLYGQVMSSQLCVRLVLASWGLASLNSVIIVLLAINLDFCEAQTIHHYTCELPSLFPLSCSDISINIDILICSTLLHGLGTFLPIFFSYAHIVSTILRISSTSGRSKAFSTCSSHLIAVILFFGSGLIRYLMPPSGSSLDLLSSLQYSAVTPLLNPLIYSLKNVEVKAAVRRTVEKHLHCFR from the coding sequence ATGGCCTGGAGGAACCACAGCATCATCACCGAGTTTATTCTCACGGGGCTGTCCGACGACCCCCACATCCAGGCTCTGCTCTTCGTGCTCTTCCTGGGGATTTACCTCCTGACCATGATGGGGAATCTGATGCTGCTGCTGGTGATCAGGACCGACTCCCGCCTCCAcacgcccatgtacttcttcctgagTAACCTGTCCTTCCTGgacctctgcttctcttctgtcACTGTGCCCAAGCTACTGAAGGACCTTCTGTCTGAGAAGAAAACCATCTCAGTGGAGGGCTGCCTGACTCAGGTGTTCTTTGTGTTTATCACCGCAGGGACTGAAGCCTTTCTGCTCTCggtgatggcctatgaccgctatgctGCCATCTGCCACCCTCTGCTCTACGGCCAGGTGATGAGCAGCCAGCTCTGTGTGAGGCTGGTGCTGGCCTCATGGGGCCTGGCTTCCCTCAATTCAGTCATCATTGTGCTTTTGGCTATTAACCTGGACTTCTGTGAGGCCCAAACCATCCACCACTACACCTGTGAGctgccctccctcttccctctgtcttgCTCTGATATTTCCATCAATATTGACATCTTGATCTGCTCCACCTTACTGCACGGGCTGGGAACCTTCCTCCCAATCTTCTTTTCCTACGCCCATATTGTCTCCACCATCCTGCGCATCAGCTCCACCTCAGGCAGAAGCaaggccttctccacctgctcctcccacctcaTCGCAGTGATCCTgttctttggctcaggtttgaTTCGCTATCTTATGCCCCCCTCGGGTTCCTCCCTGGATTTGCTCTCCTCCTTGCAGTATAGTGCAGTCACGCCCTTGCTGAATCCCCTCATCTACAGCCTAAAGAACGTAGAGGTGAAGGCGGCTGTGAGAAGGACAGTGGAGAAACACCTACACTGTTTTAGGTAG